The genomic segment CTCGCTTTTTGTCTTCAACCTGGCGCTTGTCGTATCAGACGGGGTGGCCGCGCGCATAGGCACCCTCACGGCAGGCCTTGAATGGTTCAAGCGCTGGAGGACAATCGAAGGCGAAAGCCCGGCTCCCACCTTCTACCCTGAACTCCAGGTGATTGTTGAAGGCGTTTTCGAGAAAAACCGGTTCTGTGAGCTTCTGCGCGACTTTACAGTTTTTGAAAACGACGGCGCGGGAGCGCTCGCGAAAAAAATGGCCGGCTACCACCAGTTCCACGCGGTAAAGGTGGCCGTGGCGGAAACTCTTCGCGCCGCGAAACTCAGCCGGGAGGCGCACGAAGAAAATCAGGACCCTTACCGCAGACACGGCGGAGACCCCGGCGACCGGCGCATCGGGGTGGTATGGCACACCCAGGGATCAGGAAAGAGCCTGACGATGGTGTTCTACGCGGGGAGAATCATACGCGAGCCCGCGACGGAGAACCCAACCGTCGTGGTGCTGACGGACAGAAACGATCTTGACAACCAGCTCTTCGGAACGTTTTCCCGCTGCGCGGACCTGCTGCGCCAGCCGCCCGTTCAGGCCGAGAATCGCGAAGATCTGCGAAACAGGCTTTCGGTGGAATCGGGGGGAGTGATTTTCACAACGATCCAGAAATTTTTTCCCGATGAAAAGGGCTCCCGCCACGCCACGCTCTCCCGGAGACGCAACATAGTGGTGATAGCAGACGAAGCCCACAGAAGCCAGTACGAATTCGAAGACGGGTTCGCCGGACATGTGCGCGACGCGCTTCCGAACGCGTCTTTCATCGGCTTCACCGGAACTCCGATCGAGCTTCGCGACGCGAACACCCGGGCCGTATTCGGCGACTACATAAGCGTCTACGACATAGAGCGCGCCGTGGAAGACGAGGCGACGGTGCCGATCTACTACGAAAGCCGCCTCGCGAAGGTCGTACTTGACGAGGACGAGAGGCCGAGGATTGATCCCGACTTCGAGGAGGCTACCGAAGGAGAGGAGATAAAGAGAAAGGAAAAACTCAAAACCAGGTGGGCGCAGCTTGAAGCGATAATCGGCACGGAAAAGCGGCTGGGACTGGTGGCGAGGGATATTGTCGAGCATTTCGAGACAAGGCTTGAGGCCATTTCGGGAAAGGCCATGATCGTCTGCATGAGCAGGCGCATATGCGTCGACCTCTGCGAAGAGATCGCGAGGCTTCGTCCCGACTGGCACCACGAAGACGACGAAAAGGGAATTATGAAAGTAGTCATGACAGGTTCTGCTTCCGACCCCGCGGGCTGGCAGACGCATATCCGCAACAAGACAAGGCGCGAAGCGCTCGCCAAACGCTTCAGGGACAGCGGCGACCGCTTTCAGGTCGTTATCGTGCGGGACATGTGGCTTACCGGCTTTGACGCACCCAGTCTTCACACGATGTATCTTGACAAGCCGATGCGCGGCCACGGCCTGATGCAGGCTATAGCACGCGTAAACAGGGTGTTCGGAGACAAGCCGGGAGGCCTCGTGGTCGATTACCTCGGAATATCAAACGAGCTTAAAAACGCGCTCGCTAACTATACGCAAAGCGGAGGCAGAGGGAAAACCACCCTTGATCAGAAAGAAGCCGTAGCCGTGATGACGGAGAAATACGAGATATGCCTCGGGCTTTTCCACGGATTTGACTGGTCAGGATGGGCGGAGGGGTCCGCCGAGGAGAAACTGAAACTGCTTCCCCGGGCCCAGGAGCACATACTCGCGCAGGAAGACGGAAAGGACCGCTGTATCCGCTGCGTGCGCGAACTCTCCCAGGCCTTTGCCCTGTCGGTGCCCAACGAAAAGGCTCTCGGAATACGGGATGACCTGGGATTCTTTCAGGCCGTGGGGCAGAGTCTGGCCAAGCGTTCTCCTGACACCGAGATTCCGGATGAAAAGCTTGACCACGCGGTGCGCCAGATAATCTCGCGCGCCGTGGCCCCCGAAGGAATAGTGGACATATTCGCCGCCGCCGGGCTCAAGAAACCGAATATCTCCATACTGTCAGACGAGTTTCTGGCCGAGGTTGGGGAAATGAGACAGCGAAACCTCGCGGTTGAACTCCTTCAGAAACTTCTCAAAAGCGAGATATCAGCCCGCAGACGCAAAAACGTCGTCCAGTCAAGGTCGTTTACAGAGATGCTTGAGCGGACAATCCGCCGCTACCAGAACCGCTCCATAGAAGCAGCCGCGGTCGTCGAGGAACTGATTGAACTCGCAAGGGAAATGCGCGAGGCCGCCGCCCGTGGAGAAAAACTCGGACTCTCGGAAGAGGAACTCGCCTTTTACGACGCCCTTGAGACAAACGACAGCGCCGTCAGGGTTCTTGGAGATCAGGTGCTGCGCGCCATAGCCCAAGAGCTTGTGGAAACCGTGCGGAAGAACCTTGAGATCGACTGGACTCTTCGCGAGAGCGTCCGCGCGAAACTGCGTCTGCTTGTAAAAAAGGTGCTGCGCAGCCACGGCTACCCCCCTGACAAGCAGGAAAAAGCGACCCGCACCGTGCTTGAACAGGCAGAACTTCTGTCAGCCGAGTGGGTAACATGAAATTCTTCACGACAAATTCTTCACGACAAATTGAAAAATGCCGGGAAATATGATTTTATATTGCTTTGGCGGAAGCAGTGCTGATCTATCCGCGGACTAGCAGATTCAAATCATTTTATTCCAAAGGAGGCTCAGTTTTATGAGAGCAATAAAGTTTCTGGCAGTTATTGCCGTACTGTTTTTATCCACAGCCGTGTCCCAAGCGGGCACGCTTGAAGACGTTAAGACAAGGGGGAAGGTAAACTGTATTGTTTCATCGGGACTGGCGGGATTCGCGTCGCCGGACGAAAAAGGCAACTGGACGGGTTTTGACGTTGATTTCTGCCGCGCCGTGGCGGCCGCGGTGCTTGGAAGCGGCGACAAGGTGAAGTTCGTCCCGTCCACGAACAAAACGCGTTTCACGCTGCTTAATTCCGGCGAAGGCGACATCCTGTTCCGAAACACCACCGAGACGCTAAGCCGCGATGTCGACCTTAAGCTCACGTTCCTGCCGGTGAACTATTATGACGGTCAGGGCTTCCTGATTCGCAAGGATCTGGGCGTAACCTCGGCCACGCAGCTCGGCGGAGCGTCCATCTGCGTTCAGGCAGGCACCACGACGGAACTCAATCTGGCGGACTACTTCCGCTCAAACAAGATGAAGTACGAACCGGTGAACACCGAGACCAATGAGGAAAGCATAAAGTCCTACACGAGCAAAAGATGCGACGTTTACACCACTGACGCTTCAGCTCTGGCCTCGACCCGCGCCGCGCTCAAGAATCCGTCGGCACACGTAATTCTTCCCGAGATCATCTCGAAAGAGCCTCTCGGGGGCGCCGTGCGCCACGGCGATGACCGCTGGGCCGACATCGGCAAATGGGTTGTGAACGCGCTCATAATCGCCGAGGAGATGGGCATCAATTCGAAAAACGTGTCCGGACTCGCCTCAAAACCCGGGAAAAACCCGTCCATGAACCGTTTTCTGGGCACTGAAGGCAGCATGGGTCAAATGCTCGGTCTTGACAACAAATGGGCCGTTAACGCCATCAAGGCCGTAGGCAACTACGGGGAGATATTCGAAAGGCATCTGGGAACAAAAACCCCTCTTGCCCTGGAAAGAGGGCTTAACGCTTCCTGGAAAAACGGAGGGATTCTTTACGCGGCGCCCATCCGCTGACCGCGGACGGACATGAAACCGTAACGATTTAAGCCCGGGAGCAGCAAGAAGAAAATGCGTCCGCATGTTTTTTTATCTCGAGTATGGAGAGATGAGCACTCCCGGGCGGTAATCGTTCAGACCGCGGCGGTTGTACTGATTTTCGCAACCCTGGCGTACCTCGTAAGAAACGCCGTAGTAAACCTGGAAGCCATAGGCAAGGGGTTCAGCTTCGCTTACCTATGGGAACCCGCAAGCTACGATATAAGCCAGACGCTAATAGAATACACATCCCGTTCCACCCACTTTCGCGCGATGCTGGTGGGAATTCTTAACACCCTGCTCGTGGCCGCGTGCGGAATCGTTCTGGCGACGGTCGCGGGTTTCGTACTGGGGGTCCTCCGTCTCTCAAAAAACCTGCTCGCAAGCAAACTCGCCCATATCTACATAGATTACGTAAGGAATGTTCCCGTACTGCTTCACATACTCCTTGTGTACGGAATCATAGTGACCTCTTTTCCCGCGCCGAGAGAGGCAGTAAGTCTCGGCAACACGATTTTTCTCGCGAACCGAGGATTCTACATTCCGAAACCTCTTTTCGAACCCCTGTTTATGGGGGTGCTGGGAGCGCTTGTCGCGGGCCTTGCCTTCGCCGTATTGTTCCGCAGATACGCGGCCAGAGTGCAGAGGGACACGGGCAAGCACTACCCCGTATTCTGGATATCGCTAGGTGCGGTGCTGGGAACTCCGCTTGTCTCCTATTTTCTACTTGGCTCACCGATCACTTTCGAGATACCGGAATTCAGGGGATTTAACTTTCAGGGAGGACTGGTGGTGCGCCCGGAATTCATGGCTCTCTGGCTTGCGCTTTCCCTGTATACTGCGGCATTTATCGCCGAGATAGTAAGGGCGGGAATACTCGCCGTTAACTACGGGCAGACCGAGGCGTCACTCTCACTCGGGATAAACCGCTCAAGGACGCTTAGTCTGATCATAATTCCCCAGGCGCTCCGCGTGATAGTACCGCCGCTTACCTCTCAGTACCTTAACCTCACGAAGAACTCTTCCCTCGCCATCGCAATAGGCTACATGGACATAGTCGCCACTATAGGAGGCATCTCGCTTAACCAGACCGGCAGGGAAATGGAATGCATGATCATAGTGCTTGTGCTTTACCTGATACTGTCGCTTCTGATATCGGCCGCAATGAACGTATACAACAGAAGGATCAAGCTGGTTGAACGCTAGGAGGAGATCACAATAAACGAGCAGAGCTACAAAGTCGGAGAACATCCCGATCTTCCTCCGCCTCGGAGCATGATAGGACCGTGGGCGTGGGTAAGGAAAAATTTTCTTTCAACTCCCACGAACATAATCATAACAGCTCTTGCGTGCTGGCTTATAATTGAGACCGTCCCGCCGCTTCTTGAATGGCTGTTTTTCGACGCAACCTGGACGGCCGAGAACCGTGACGAGTGCAGAGCCAAGGCCGCAGGAGCGTGCTGGGCGGTCATCAGCGAACGCCTGAGCCTGTTTACCTACGGTTTTTATCCCGCGGCGGAGCGCTGGAGGGTCAATCTCTCGTTCGTGCTTCTGATCCTCACGCTTATCCCGATACTTTTCGACAGGGCGCCGCTTCGCAGGTATTCCCTTCACATCGCCGTAGCCTTTCCCTTCGTCGCCGCCTGGCTTCTGGTCGGCGGGTTCGGCCTTACGCCCGTTGAGACGGATCAGTTCGGCGGGTTCATGCTCACGCTTGTAATCGGCATAACGGGCATCGCCTTTTCGCTTCCGCTCGGGATACTGCTGGCTCTCGGACGCCAGTCAAATCTTCCAATCATCCAGATATTTTCAATAGGCTTCATAGAATTTATCCGCGGAGTGCCGCTTATAACTCTTCTATTCGTGGCCTCGACGATGCTCAATTACTTCCTTCCCCCGGGAATGACTTTCGATCTGCTGCTGCGCGTGCTGATCATGGTGACGCTGTTTGCATCCGCGTACATGGCGGAAGTCATCCGCGGAGGACTGCAGGCGATACCGAAGGGACAGTTCGAGGCGGCAGACTCAATGGGGCTTCATTACTGGTCGTCAATGCGGCTTATAGTACTTCCCCAGGCGCTCAAGATCTCCATACCCGGCATCGTGAACACATTCATAGGGCTCTACAAGGACACGACGCTTGTGATCATCATAGGGCTCCTGGACCCGCTGGGCATAGGCAGGGCGTCTCTCGCCGACACCAGGTGGACGGGACTTGCGAGCGAGGTTTACCTGTTCGTCGCCATATTCTTCTTCATATCATGTTTCGCCATGGCAAGGTATTCTCTTTATCTGGAAGATAGGCTTAAAACCGACTACAGAAGATAAGAGGAAAAACTCAGATGACGCAGAAACAGGAAGCGATTGCCGGGAAAACGGACCCGGCGCCGGAGGATTACTCAGTAATAATGCGTGGAGTGCACAAGTGGTACGGCCAGTTCCACGTGCTCAAGAACATAAATCTCAACGTGAGAAGCGGGGAGAAAATCGTCGTATGCGGCCCCTCGGGTTCTGGAAAATCGACACTGATCAGGTGCATAAATCGTCTTGAGGAGCACCAGAGGGGAAAAATCATCGTCGATGGAATAGAGATTTCACACGACCTGAAGAACATCGAGGCCGTCCGCCGCGAGGTGGGCATGGTGTTTCAGCATTTCAACCTGTTTCCCCACCTCACCGTGCTTGAGAACTGCACTCTGGCCCCGATATGGGTCCGCAGGATGCCCTTGGCGGAAGCAAACGCCCTGGCCATGCAGTACCTAGAAAGGGTGAAAATTCCGGAGCAGGCGCACAAGTACCCGGGCCAGCTTTCAGGCGGTCAGCAGCAGCGCGTGGCGATCGCGAGAAGCCTCTGCATGAAGCCCCGGATCATGCTGTTTGACGAACCCACGTCCGCGCTTGACCCCGAGATGATAAAGGAAGTGCTTGAGGTAATGATACAGCTCGCAAACGAGGGAATCACGATGATATGCGTCACCCACGAGATGGGATTCGCGAGAACCGTGGCCGACCGGGTCATCTTCATGGACGGCGGCGAGATAGTCGAGCAGAACAACCCGGACGACTTTTTCCATAACCCCCAGCACGAAAGAACGAAGCTGTTTTTAAGCCAGATACTGAACCACTGAACTTTCACCCTCTGAATCTTTTCCGGAACGGCAAAAGGCAACTCTCAGATCGCCGCTTCATTCCCTCGTCTTCGGATACTGAGAACCTGACGGGAGATTTCCAGCTCCAGATGGGGATTTTTGACTGTTCAGCGCAAGGTGCTTTCCCGTCTGGCAACCTCGAAAAAAAACTTAACCTTGCAATCAGCGACTCCTTAACCTTGCAATCAGCGACTCCTTAACCTTGCAATCAGCGATATAAAAATTATAATTTCCCTGTGAACAACATAATGCTTTATCCACGCCATATAGAACCACGCTTGACTGAGGCTCTTGAAGATTCGCCGGTCGTCTTGATTCACGGCCCCCGTCAATGCGGAAAAACAACTCTGGCACAAATGGTGTGTGCTCCCATGCATCTTAAGCAGCATGGAACCGATTCAACGCAGAATCAGACGAATGCGCCACAGGCAATAAGAGCTTCCGGGTATCACTATATTGATTTTGATGACAGCACAGTATCCAAAACCGCCAAGAAAGACCCTATGGGCTTCGTTGCCGCACTTCCCGAGCGCGTCATTCTGGACGAGGTACAGCATGTACCCGAAATCTTCTCCGCTCTGAAGATACAGGTAGACCGAAAACGCATGCCCGGCCGCTTTGTAATGACGGGTTCCGCAAATGTATTGCAGATTCCGAAACTTTCAGACTCACTGGCAGGCAGGATGCGGATAATTCGTCTGTACCCTCTTTCGCAATGCGAACTTGAGAACCGGTCTTCCTCCCGCTTTCTTGACGCCCTTTTCGGAGGCGGGTTCAGGGTTGAAACAACAGAGCGTCTCGGCAGGAATCTCTTCGAACGTATCGCGGCGGGTGGATACCCCGCCGCTTTGGCGTTACCATCCGACCTGCGGCAGACAGCCTGGTACAGGGATTACCTACATCAACTGCAGACAGACATACTTGATTTCTCCCGCATTAGTATGCCGAATTCGCTTCCGCAGTTACTGGAATCGTGCGCGGCCCAGACTGCGGGACTGTTCAATCTCTCAAGTCTGGCTTCATCATTTCAGCTGAGCCGACCGGCCATAGGAGGCTATGTAAGGCTGCTCGAGGCTTCTTTCCTGATAGAGAGGTTGCTCCCATGGCAGAGCAACCACCAGAGCCGTCTCGTCAAAACGCCGAAACTTCATATAGGCGATACGGGCCTTGCCTGCGCCCTTCTGGG from the Candidatus Dadabacteria bacterium genome contains:
- a CDS encoding amino acid ABC transporter permease: MIGPWAWVRKNFLSTPTNIIITALACWLIIETVPPLLEWLFFDATWTAENRDECRAKAAGACWAVISERLSLFTYGFYPAAERWRVNLSFVLLILTLIPILFDRAPLRRYSLHIAVAFPFVAAWLLVGGFGLTPVETDQFGGFMLTLVIGITGIAFSLPLGILLALGRQSNLPIIQIFSIGFIEFIRGVPLITLLFVASTMLNYFLPPGMTFDLLLRVLIMVTLFASAYMAEVIRGGLQAIPKGQFEAADSMGLHYWSSMRLIVLPQALKISIPGIVNTFIGLYKDTTLVIIIGLLDPLGIGRASLADTRWTGLASEVYLFVAIFFFISCFAMARYSLYLEDRLKTDYRR
- a CDS encoding ATP-binding protein yields the protein MLYPRHIEPRLTEALEDSPVVLIHGPRQCGKTTLAQMVCAPMHLKQHGTDSTQNQTNAPQAIRASGYHYIDFDDSTVSKTAKKDPMGFVAALPERVILDEVQHVPEIFSALKIQVDRKRMPGRFVMTGSANVLQIPKLSDSLAGRMRIIRLYPLSQCELENRSSSRFLDALFGGGFRVETTERLGRNLFERIAAGGYPAALALPSDLRQTAWYRDYLHQLQTDILDFSRISMPNSLPQLLESCAAQTAGLFNLSSLASSFQLSRPAIGGYVRLLEASFLIERLLPWQSNHQSRLVKTPKLHIGDTGLACALLGINAAGLEVDRPLLGQLLETFVFHELRRQAVCRDDFMSFYHYRDRDRAEVDIVIERGTMEVAGVEVKASGTVTMADFRGLRRLRDAVGSRRFKGGVVLYDGEVSVGFGEGFYAVPLRMLWEKS
- a CDS encoding type I restriction endonuclease subunit R, translated to MALLSESVVEEAALGWFREIGYLVIGGADMQPGKNSLRETHKDVLFPTTLREALSRLNPELPAEAIDDAARKVQNPEGPTLEARNRSFHRMAADGVTVEYRGGDGAIRGAQVRVFDFDEPGNNDWIAVNQFTVSENDHSRRPDIVVFINGLPLSVIELKSPVDENATISSAWNQIQTYKEEIPSLFVFNLALVVSDGVAARIGTLTAGLEWFKRWRTIEGESPAPTFYPELQVIVEGVFEKNRFCELLRDFTVFENDGAGALAKKMAGYHQFHAVKVAVAETLRAAKLSREAHEENQDPYRRHGGDPGDRRIGVVWHTQGSGKSLTMVFYAGRIIREPATENPTVVVLTDRNDLDNQLFGTFSRCADLLRQPPVQAENREDLRNRLSVESGGVIFTTIQKFFPDEKGSRHATLSRRRNIVVIADEAHRSQYEFEDGFAGHVRDALPNASFIGFTGTPIELRDANTRAVFGDYISVYDIERAVEDEATVPIYYESRLAKVVLDEDERPRIDPDFEEATEGEEIKRKEKLKTRWAQLEAIIGTEKRLGLVARDIVEHFETRLEAISGKAMIVCMSRRICVDLCEEIARLRPDWHHEDDEKGIMKVVMTGSASDPAGWQTHIRNKTRREALAKRFRDSGDRFQVVIVRDMWLTGFDAPSLHTMYLDKPMRGHGLMQAIARVNRVFGDKPGGLVVDYLGISNELKNALANYTQSGGRGKTTLDQKEAVAVMTEKYEICLGLFHGFDWSGWAEGSAEEKLKLLPRAQEHILAQEDGKDRCIRCVRELSQAFALSVPNEKALGIRDDLGFFQAVGQSLAKRSPDTEIPDEKLDHAVRQIISRAVAPEGIVDIFAAAGLKKPNISILSDEFLAEVGEMRQRNLAVELLQKLLKSEISARRRKNVVQSRSFTEMLERTIRRYQNRSIEAAAVVEELIELAREMREAAARGEKLGLSEEELAFYDALETNDSAVRVLGDQVLRAIAQELVETVRKNLEIDWTLRESVRAKLRLLVKKVLRSHGYPPDKQEKATRTVLEQAELLSAEWVT
- a CDS encoding ABC transporter permease subunit (The N-terminal region of this protein, as described by TIGR01726, is a three transmembrane segment that identifies a subfamily of ABC transporter permease subunits, which specificities that include histidine, arginine, glutamine, glutamate, L-cystine (sic), the opines (in Agrobacterium) octopine and nopaline, etc.) is translated as MRPHVFLSRVWRDEHSRAVIVQTAAVVLIFATLAYLVRNAVVNLEAIGKGFSFAYLWEPASYDISQTLIEYTSRSTHFRAMLVGILNTLLVAACGIVLATVAGFVLGVLRLSKNLLASKLAHIYIDYVRNVPVLLHILLVYGIIVTSFPAPREAVSLGNTIFLANRGFYIPKPLFEPLFMGVLGALVAGLAFAVLFRRYAARVQRDTGKHYPVFWISLGAVLGTPLVSYFLLGSPITFEIPEFRGFNFQGGLVVRPEFMALWLALSLYTAAFIAEIVRAGILAVNYGQTEASLSLGINRSRTLSLIIIPQALRVIVPPLTSQYLNLTKNSSLAIAIGYMDIVATIGGISLNQTGREMECMIIVLVLYLILSLLISAAMNVYNRRIKLVER
- a CDS encoding amino acid ABC transporter ATP-binding protein — its product is MRGVHKWYGQFHVLKNINLNVRSGEKIVVCGPSGSGKSTLIRCINRLEEHQRGKIIVDGIEISHDLKNIEAVRREVGMVFQHFNLFPHLTVLENCTLAPIWVRRMPLAEANALAMQYLERVKIPEQAHKYPGQLSGGQQQRVAIARSLCMKPRIMLFDEPTSALDPEMIKEVLEVMIQLANEGITMICVTHEMGFARTVADRVIFMDGGEIVEQNNPDDFFHNPQHERTKLFLSQILNH
- a CDS encoding amino acid ABC transporter substrate-binding protein, with protein sequence MRAIKFLAVIAVLFLSTAVSQAGTLEDVKTRGKVNCIVSSGLAGFASPDEKGNWTGFDVDFCRAVAAAVLGSGDKVKFVPSTNKTRFTLLNSGEGDILFRNTTETLSRDVDLKLTFLPVNYYDGQGFLIRKDLGVTSATQLGGASICVQAGTTTELNLADYFRSNKMKYEPVNTETNEESIKSYTSKRCDVYTTDASALASTRAALKNPSAHVILPEIISKEPLGGAVRHGDDRWADIGKWVVNALIIAEEMGINSKNVSGLASKPGKNPSMNRFLGTEGSMGQMLGLDNKWAVNAIKAVGNYGEIFERHLGTKTPLALERGLNASWKNGGILYAAPIR